The Actinomycetes bacterium genome includes the window AGGAGGAGGAGGAGGAGGAGGAGGAGGAGGAGGAGCGAGGAGGGAGCAGGAGCGAAGAGCGGAGAGGAGGAGGGAGGAGGAGGTTGTGAAGAGTCGGCCTCCACAGCCGCGCTGGCCCGAGGCAGGCGCCCCAGCGGCCCTGTGCGGCTTGGCCGCGCCACCAGGAGCCGAGGGATGCAGCGCCACCAGGGGCCCATGGATGGGGCCTGAACGCGACGAAGGGGGGCCGCGAGGGCTCCCCCTCGGGTTTCGGTTCCCGCGAACGCCGATTGCGGCCGGCCCTTCGGTGGCCGGGGGTGAGGACTACTGAAGCGAGACGATGCCCATCCGCACCGCCTGCAGCACCGCCTGGGTGCGGTCCCGGGCGTCGAGCTTCTGGTAGATCGACGCCAGGTGGTTCTTGACGGTCTTCTGTGAGATGTACAGCTGTGCAGCCACCTCGGGAGTGCTGCACCCGTCAGCGATCAACTGCAGCACCTCTTCCTCCCTCTTGGAGATGACCCTGTCGTCGGACTCGGTGACGGCCTGGGGCTCGTCGAGCTTGCGGACCTCCTCGAGCATCGACCGAGCGAGCTGTGGAGACAGCACCGTCTCGCCCTCGGCTGCCATGCGGACCGCTTCGGCGATCTCGCGGGTCGAACAGTCCTTGGTCAGGTAGCCGGCGGCTCCCGCCCGGATGGCGTTTGCGAGCACGTCCTGGTCGGCGTGCATCGTGAGCATCACCACGCTCGAGGTGATCCCTGCGTCCTTCACCTGGCGGCAGGCCTCCACCCCGTCGCAGTTGGGCATGGTCACGTCCATCAGGATCACATCGGGCATCAGCTGGGCAGCCAGCTGGACTGCTTCGACCCCGTCGGTGGCCTCTCCGACCACGTCGAAGCCTGCGTCGCTCATCGAACGGCGCAGCCCTTCGCGCAGCATGCGGTGGTCGTCGGCGAGCATCAGTCGCACTGTCATGTCAGTTCCCTGCTACCGCGGTCTGAACCGCAGGGGTTGTGGAGGTTGCGCCCGATTGCGCGGCGTGCTCCTCCGAGGGCTGTGCTTCGGGGTCGAGCACGCAGCGCACGCGGGTGCCACGCCCCGGGGCGCTGAGCACCTCCAGCGAGGCTCCAATGCTGGCTGCGCGCTCACGCATGCCGAGCATGCCGTAGGAGTCGAGTCGGCCGGCCTTGCCGGCTTCGAACCCGACGCCGTTGTCGGTCACGTCCATCACGGCTCGCTGTCCGTCGCAACGCCACACAATGCGCACTGCGGTCGCCTCGGCATGGCGTTCGACGTTGGCCAGTGCTTCCTGGGCTACTCGCCACATCTCGCGCTCCTGCAGCAATGGCAGGCGAGCGGCGGAGTCGGTGTCGGTCTGGATCTGCAGACCGCTGCGCTCGGTGACCCTTGCGACGTACTCATCCAGCACGTCCGCAAGGCTGAGCGAGTCCGATACGTCGGTGCGCAGGTCATAGAGCGTGTCGCGGACCTCTCGGATCACCCCGCGCACGTCGTCGCGCAGCTGGGTGACTTCCTCGGTCACGGGGTCTCCGGCGGCATCGCGTTCCACGATGCGGTCGAGTTCGAAGGCCAGGTACGCCAGGGACTGGCCGATGCGGTCGTGCAGGTCTCGTGCGATGCGGGTGCGTTCCTCGTCCGCGCCGACGGTGCGTAGCCGGGCGAACCACCGTGCGTTGTCGACTGCAAGGGAGGCTGGTGCCACGAAGCCCTCGACCAGTTCGAGGTCACGGGCTGTGAAGTGCTCGAGGTCGTTGTGCTCGATGGCGAGCATGCCGATGATCGAACCGCGCGCCGGCATGACGGTGTAGATGCCGGAGCCTGCACGGTCGTTGAGGCCGCCGCCTTCGGCGGGCACGTTGGGCAGGTACACCGGTCGGCTCTCGGCGAGGGCCTTGCGCAGTCCGGGGCTGAGGTCGGTCGGTCCGAGCCGACGGGGCACATGCAAGCCGTGGTGGCGGGCTACCGCCCACTGGCCGTCGGTCTCGTCGAACAACAGCACGGCCACGCTGTCGTATGACACCAGGGACTTCATGCGTGACAGGGTCGAGTCGAGTACGTCGTCGAGGTCCAGTGAGGCCGGAAGCGTCTGGGTGACCCGGTGCAGCGAGAACAGCAGCGTGTTGGCGTCCGAGAGTCGGCTGAGTCGGTCGAGGGCGAGTTCGCGCTCACGCACTGCCTCACCGGAGATGCGCCGGGCATAGCCGGCGATGACTGCCACGACGAGGATGATGAGACCCCACGACGCCGAGCTGAGCAGGGCTTCGCGCTGGTCGGTCGATTGCACCACGAAGGGCCAGGTGACCGCGATGATCGCGGTGATCCCGACTCGCAGCGAGAACCCGAAGCCGCGGGCCAACCCTGCGAGTGCGATCGGAGTCAGAAGCGTGAACACCAGTGGTGAATCCCAACCACCGGTGTATATGACGGCGAGCACGTGGAACGCGACTTCGGCCACCACCCGCAGCAGCGACTTGAGGTCGTCGGAGTACCGCACGGGCCTGAATGCCCTGAACACGGCGTAGGCGATGACAAGGGCCGTCCAGATCCGGGTGCCGGTGGCCAGGTCATCGGTGCTGGCTGCCACGAGGAGCGAGATGGCCACGGTGGCCAGGCGCATCGCGGTGACCAGGCTGGAGAAGATGGCCACGCGGTCCTCGCCGGGACCGGCCACCTGCTGGGTGACGATGTCGAAGTCACCCGTGGGGTGTTCGTCGGGGTCGATCATGGCGTCGCGCAGTTCCCGCGAGAAGCGGTTGCGAATGCGTTCGCCGACCGATTCCGGCTCGGGCGTCGGCTCGGGGGTGCCGGCCGGCTGCTCGGGCTCGGCAGCGGGCGGTGGCGCGAACGCCGCGTCCGGCACGGACCCGTCTGTGGGGTCCCCCGGCTGTTGAGGATTCTGTGGCGCGGTCTGCATGTGGCTCGTCAGGGGCGGCCGCA containing:
- a CDS encoding response regulator transcription factor, whose translation is MTVRLMLADDHRMLREGLRRSMSDAGFDVVGEATDGVEAVQLAAQLMPDVILMDVTMPNCDGVEACRQVKDAGITSSVVMLTMHADQDVLANAIRAGAAGYLTKDCSTREIAEAVRMAAEGETVLSPQLARSMLEEVRKLDEPQAVTESDDRVISKREEEVLQLIADGCSTPEVAAQLYISQKTVKNHLASIYQKLDARDRTQAVLQAVRMGIVSLQ
- a CDS encoding GAF domain-containing protein, whose amino-acid sequence is MPDAAFAPPPAAEPEQPAGTPEPTPEPESVGERIRNRFSRELRDAMIDPDEHPTGDFDIVTQQVAGPGEDRVAIFSSLVTAMRLATVAISLLVAASTDDLATGTRIWTALVIAYAVFRAFRPVRYSDDLKSLLRVVAEVAFHVLAVIYTGGWDSPLVFTLLTPIALAGLARGFGFSLRVGITAIIAVTWPFVVQSTDQREALLSSASWGLIILVVAVIAGYARRISGEAVRERELALDRLSRLSDANTLLFSLHRVTQTLPASLDLDDVLDSTLSRMKSLVSYDSVAVLLFDETDGQWAVARHHGLHVPRRLGPTDLSPGLRKALAESRPVYLPNVPAEGGGLNDRAGSGIYTVMPARGSIIGMLAIEHNDLEHFTARDLELVEGFVAPASLAVDNARWFARLRTVGADEERTRIARDLHDRIGQSLAYLAFELDRIVERDAAGDPVTEEVTQLRDDVRGVIREVRDTLYDLRTDVSDSLSLADVLDEYVARVTERSGLQIQTDTDSAARLPLLQEREMWRVAQEALANVERHAEATAVRIVWRCDGQRAVMDVTDNGVGFEAGKAGRLDSYGMLGMRERAASIGASLEVLSAPGRGTRVRCVLDPEAQPSEEHAAQSGATSTTPAVQTAVAGN